One genomic segment of Panicum virgatum strain AP13 chromosome 2N, P.virgatum_v5, whole genome shotgun sequence includes these proteins:
- the LOC120659557 gene encoding AUGMIN subunit 3-like, whose translation MSAKQLCDALAAAGFDGDGPLDPDSLEWAFLQGDDSRRMLAWISARLRPGNVISATDLDLYEQLEMEGKLLEGDDLDFAFDSISAFSDNGENQDYTFLSEESLEDIRDSKLALRAEVSDLEKQLASLEWKLDLLTAQATTITRGKKSRSSAKTRANGQLTGLDEKFAKRNLEMNAVLGKLAATTQELSYYHSEADIGVYLSYCDFLSYVRSNLVCTKELNRWFSTKFEKGPLQLVVKDDKSSGDFVNSHHFVVQLNRINSMFAKSMMQYIEAQVEYAKEEAIVSTLRTQLASQQSCIHQDSHSLRWKSAELAEELKDLSLDVQKCLSETVTGLCADLAQLAGANILEGGHNVKLLRQECYISHQKKFINYLVNQLAAHRFLKISCQLEKRAKISSAYLLLKAIELELHSYLSAVDVRLDRYHSIDQAASEMFEEGSVDDRDSFLHAVRDILSSPSSSQAMTPAYVSSYGLVEQISELQDELQYLQHEAENVLPRERGRCTDELCRMVQTLEQILGVPLSDEQPKLTPWPLAQWLEELEMVSQQVSASVTDVTLARDQKAEILKQPSRNAQQKRQVFVDFFCRPGRLETEVKELVSRVRGLPE comes from the exons CGCCAAGCAGCTCTGCGacgccctggccgccgcgggGTTCGACGGCGACGGCCCGCTCGACCCGGACAGCCTCGAGTGGGCGTTCCTCCAGGGGGACGACTCGCGCCGGATGCTCGCGTGGATctccgcccgcctccgcccggGCAACGTCATCTCCGCCACTGACCTGGACCT GTATGAGCAGCTTGAAATGGAAGGGAAGTTATTGGAG GGGGATGACTTGGATTTTGCTTTTGATAGTATTTCGGCATTCTCAGATAATGGGGAGAACCAGGATTACACTTTTTTGTCAGAAGAAAGTCTTGAAGACATCCG CGACTCAAAGCTTGCTCTTAGAGCAGAAGTTTCTGATTTGGAAAAGCAGCTTGCTTCTCTGGAATGGAAGCTTGATTTACTTACAGCACAAGCTACAACCATTACCCGGGGAAAGAAGTCCCGCTCATCCGCTAAAACTAGAGCTAATGGACAACTTACTGGCTTAGATGAGAAATTTGCTAAGAGAAATTTAGAG ATGAATGCAGTTCTTGGGAAACTGGCTGCAACCACCCAGGAGTTATCTTATTACCATTCAGAAGCTG ATATTGGAGTCTACCTGTCATACTGTGACTTCCTGTCATATGTGAGGAGTAACCTGGTTTGTACAAAGGAACTAAACAGATGGTTCTCTACAAAGTTTGAGAAG GGACCACTCCAGCTTGTTGTCAAAGATGACAAATCAAGTG GAGATTTTGTGAACTCTCACCACTTTGTTGTCCAGCTGAACCGAATTAACTCCAT GTTTGCTAAAAGTATGATGCAGTACATAGAAGCACAGGTAGAATATGCAAAAGAGGAGGCTATAGTGTCAACACTAAGAACTCAATTGGCATCTCAACAGTCATGTATCCATCAGGATAGCCATTCTCTAAG GTGGAAAAGCGCTGAACTTGCTGAAGAACTTAAAGATCTTTCCCTTGATGTGCAGAAATGCTTATCTGAG ACTGTTACAGGCCTGTGTGCAGACCTTGCTCAACTTGCAGGTGCAAATATTTTGGAAG GAGGTCACAATGTGAAGCTTTTGCGCCAGGAATGCTACATAAGCCATCAGAAGAAG TTCATCAATTATCTGGTCAATCAGCTTGCTGCTCATCGGTTTCTGAAGATAAGTTGCCAGCTTGAAAAACGGGCAAAAATATCGAGTGCTTATTTATTGCTGAAAGCAATAGAATTGGAACTGCATAGCTACTTATCAGCTGTTGATGTCCGGCTG GATCGATACCATTCAATTGATCAAGCTGCATCTGAAATGTTTGAAGAAGGATCTGTTGATGACCGCGATTCTTTTCTTCATGCTGTGAGGGATATTCTTAGCAGTCCCTCCA GTTCTCAAGCAATGACACCAGCATACGTTTCTTCGTATGGTTTGGTCGAGCAGATATCGGAGCTGCAAGATGAGCTTCAGTACCTTCAGCATGAGGCTGAAAATGTTCTTCCACGTGAGCGAGGGAGATGCACTGATGAACT ATGCAGGATGGTCCAAACTCTGGAGCAAATTCTCGGCGTCCCCCTTTCAGATGAGCAACCCAAACTGACACCATGG CCACTGGCTCAATGGCTTGAAGAATTGGAAATGGTCAGCCAACAGGTCTCTGCATCTGTTACTGACGTGACACTGGCTCGAGACCAAAAGGCCGAG ATCTTGAAACAGCCTTCACGCAACGCGCAGCAGAAAAGGCAGGTGTTCGTCGATTTCTTCTGCCGCCCAGGACGACTCGAGACTGAAGTGAAAGAGCTGGTTTCCCGCGTTAGAGGTCTACCCGAGTAG
- the LOC120659558 gene encoding c-Myc-binding protein homolog produces the protein MDREAKKEAFRKYLESSGVLDTLTKVLVALYEENDKPSSAVEFVQQKLGGPSISDYEKLKAEKLDLQLKYNELLDTHKDTCRQLEELKNMKYGAPWN, from the exons ATG GATAGGGAAGCCAAGAAAGAAGCGTTCAGAAAGTATCTTGAGTCCAGTGGTGTGCTCGATACCCTCACAAAAG TTCTTGTTGCGTTGTATGAGGAGAATGATAAACCTTCGTCTGCGGTTGA ATTTGTTCAGCAGAAGCTGGGTGGCCCATCAATTTCTGACTATGAGAAGCTCAAGGCAGAGAAGTTGGATCTGCAATTGAAGTATAATGAGCTTTTAGATACCCACAAGGATACATGCAGACAG CTGGAGGAACTTAAGAATATGAAGTACGGTGCACCTTGGAACTGA